From Streptomyces sp. NBC_00370, a single genomic window includes:
- a CDS encoding alpha/beta fold hydrolase, with the protein MTGTGTSAHSVERIEGEARTRDGEALSFTRHLAPDGAPRIVFVHSLALDRSLWAGVTAALEGGAEMVTYDARGHGRSGHPVGPYTTEQFADDLADLLDHLGWAAATVVGCSMGGCVAQAFAARYQDRSQGALFVDTTAWYGPTARDDWAGRAAAARAKGLDSLIPFQLTRWFGDGFRAAEPALMARLTEVFVANDIECYAATCAMLGAADLRTSAAAIGHPAAVLVGEDDLATPPEMARALAGLIGDGPATVVPGTRHLTPLENPAVVVEALDKLLRRVAVAGDRS; encoded by the coding sequence ATGACCGGCACCGGCACATCCGCCCACAGCGTCGAGAGGATCGAGGGCGAGGCCCGGACCAGGGACGGCGAGGCCCTGTCCTTCACCCGCCACCTCGCCCCCGACGGTGCGCCGCGGATCGTCTTCGTCCACAGTCTGGCCCTGGACCGGTCGCTGTGGGCGGGGGTGACAGCCGCCCTCGAAGGCGGGGCGGAGATGGTGACGTACGACGCGCGGGGGCACGGCCGTTCGGGTCACCCGGTCGGGCCGTACACCACGGAGCAGTTCGCCGACGATCTGGCCGATCTGCTCGATCATCTCGGCTGGGCGGCGGCGACCGTGGTGGGCTGTTCCATGGGCGGCTGCGTGGCCCAGGCGTTCGCCGCCCGGTACCAGGACCGGAGCCAGGGTGCGCTGTTCGTCGACACCACCGCCTGGTACGGGCCGACCGCACGTGACGACTGGGCGGGACGGGCGGCGGCGGCCAGGGCGAAGGGGCTCGACTCGCTGATCCCCTTCCAGCTCACCCGCTGGTTCGGTGACGGGTTCCGGGCGGCGGAGCCGGCGTTGATGGCCCGGCTGACCGAGGTCTTCGTGGCCAACGACATCGAGTGCTACGCGGCGACCTGCGCGATGCTGGGCGCCGCCGACCTGCGGACGTCGGCCGCCGCCATCGGGCACCCGGCGGCCGTGCTGGTGGGCGAGGACGACCTGGCGACCCCGCCCGAGATGGCCAGGGCGCTCGCCGGACTGATCGGGGACGGGCCCGCCACGGTCGTGCCGGGCACCCGGCATCTCACGCCGCTGGAGAATCCGGCCGTCGTGGTCGAGGCGCTGGACAAGCTGCTGCGCCGTGTGGCAGTAGCCGGGGACCGGTCATGA
- a CDS encoding FAD binding domain-containing protein, which translates to MTVLDPRLSAAESPLAPLTVITPTSMDEALRLLAAPDAAVLGGGVGHTLRRHDRRPAVATTLVSVGSLPGLGDITWSAGGVSIGAGVKLSACAADPRLTAAWPVVTEAAGSVATGRIRRMVTLGGNIAALDDSHDPPVALTAVGAELLVRGTGGSRTLAIGDLRELRADELIEHVRLPLPTASDAVRSGSAYEKFLVRGVWEYACVNVGAVVGLGADGTAVRLSLAVGSVTGGPVAVDLSELLGAPFDQRLVAEAAGVAVAATRPYSDVRGSAAYKSRMIAEFSRRALTAAARRAGQDPSAPAVPGGNR; encoded by the coding sequence ATGACTGTGCTCGACCCGAGGCTCTCCGCCGCAGAGTCGCCGCTCGCCCCTCTCACCGTGATCACCCCCACCTCCATGGACGAGGCCCTGCGTCTGCTGGCCGCTCCTGACGCGGCCGTGCTCGGCGGCGGGGTCGGCCACACCCTGCGCAGGCACGACCGGCGCCCCGCCGTCGCGACCACCCTGGTCTCGGTGGGTTCGCTGCCCGGCCTCGGCGACATCACCTGGTCGGCGGGGGGTGTCAGCATCGGCGCCGGTGTGAAACTGAGCGCCTGCGCCGCCGACCCGCGGCTGACGGCGGCCTGGCCGGTCGTCACGGAAGCCGCCGGGTCCGTCGCCACCGGCCGGATCCGCAGGATGGTCACGCTCGGCGGCAACATCGCCGCCCTGGACGACAGCCATGATCCGCCGGTGGCCCTCACCGCCGTCGGGGCCGAGCTGCTGGTGCGCGGTACCGGCGGCAGCAGGACGCTGGCGATCGGCGATCTCCGGGAGCTGCGCGCCGACGAACTGATCGAGCACGTCCGGCTGCCGCTGCCGACGGCGTCCGATGCGGTGCGTTCGGGCTCCGCGTACGAGAAGTTCCTGGTCCGTGGGGTGTGGGAGTACGCGTGCGTCAACGTCGGCGCTGTCGTCGGGCTCGGCGCCGACGGCACGGCGGTCCGGCTGTCCCTGGCCGTCGGTTCGGTGACGGGCGGTCCGGTCGCCGTCGACCTGTCCGAGCTGCTCGGCGCTCCCTTCGACCAGCGGCTCGTCGCGGAGGCGGCCGGGGTCGCGGTCGCAGCGACCCGCCCGTACAGCGATGTCAGAGGGTCGGCCGCCTACAAGTCCCGGATGATCGCGGAGTTCTCGCGCCGGGCGCTGACGGCCGCCGCGCGGCGCGCCGGACAGGATCCGTCCGCCCCAGCCGTCCCAGGAGGAAACCGATGA
- a CDS encoding xanthine dehydrogenase family protein molybdopterin-binding subunit: MSTTTVPVTGLDLGHAVLPPLIGSAVERIDALEKVSGRASYAADTRLPRMLFGAVVRSPHASARIVSIDTSAAERLPGVHVVITGADTAQVKWGAFRPDLYPLAVDYVRYVGDDVAAVAARDIETARRAAELVVVEYEVLPAVLSLDEALAEGAPLVHENTPGNVAHEFSFDRGGVEDWFERSDVIVEGTWQTARQWHASIETIGCTAEWSGDRVSLWVNTQTPFLARQRYATALGLPLRAVRVVQTEIGGGFGGKSGDDNASVICAILARRTGRAVQLMHTREDEFLASHPRIPMRYKVRLGFTSDGLVTAKDIEVTADNGAYTGKAQAVLGAATVRHDALFNYRAVRAHSRLVYTNLVPTGAFRGFGNPSADWAVGQAWDLAADRLGIEVPDLFLLNAVETGSVSPHNHKITSCELKQCITMAAKAIDWAGKRAAPKPNRGLAMGVSVHVSGRRSFGDYDGSSAIVRLAEDGRAVVIVGEGEIGTGARTTLAQIAAAELGLAVADVSVTRPDTDLTTHALGALASRVTYVAGNAVKRAAEHACTQLLEAAASQLGRPASQLWVEDGVVHGPAGSEGEGPVRSPVGAVVRAALYRPDGEPIVGVGSFDNPSEFPDQSRYGNESGAYNFAAEAAEVEVDPETGAVTVVELAAAVDCGTVLNPPLAEGQVEGGIAQGIGMALTERFDWEAGAPTKPNFNDYKLPTAGIMPKLHIEFADSYEPTGPFGAKGVGEISLDPVPSIIASAVADAVGVRIHELPITAEKIFWGMESKEGDR, translated from the coding sequence ATGTCGACCACCACGGTCCCCGTGACCGGCCTCGATCTGGGGCACGCGGTCCTGCCACCGCTCATCGGCAGCGCCGTCGAGCGCATCGACGCCCTGGAGAAGGTGTCGGGCCGCGCCTCGTACGCCGCCGACACCCGGCTCCCCCGCATGCTGTTCGGCGCGGTGGTCCGCTCGCCGCACGCCAGTGCGCGCATCGTCTCGATCGACACCTCGGCCGCCGAGCGGCTGCCGGGTGTGCACGTGGTCATCACGGGGGCGGACACCGCGCAGGTGAAGTGGGGCGCTTTCCGGCCCGATCTGTATCCGCTGGCCGTCGACTACGTCCGGTACGTCGGGGACGACGTCGCGGCGGTCGCGGCCCGTGACATCGAGACCGCTCGCAGGGCGGCCGAGCTGGTGGTCGTCGAGTACGAGGTGCTGCCCGCCGTGCTGAGCCTGGACGAGGCGCTGGCCGAGGGCGCGCCGCTGGTGCACGAGAACACCCCGGGCAATGTGGCGCACGAGTTCTCCTTCGACCGGGGCGGTGTGGAGGACTGGTTCGAGCGCAGCGACGTCATTGTCGAGGGCACCTGGCAGACGGCCCGGCAGTGGCACGCGTCGATCGAGACGATCGGCTGCACGGCCGAGTGGTCCGGTGACCGGGTCAGTCTGTGGGTCAACACGCAGACGCCGTTCCTGGCGCGCCAGCGCTACGCGACGGCGCTCGGGCTTCCACTGCGTGCCGTACGGGTCGTGCAGACGGAGATCGGCGGCGGCTTCGGCGGCAAGTCAGGTGACGACAACGCCTCGGTGATCTGCGCGATCCTCGCCCGCAGAACAGGGCGGGCGGTGCAGCTCATGCACACCCGTGAGGACGAGTTCCTCGCCAGCCATCCGCGGATCCCGATGCGCTACAAGGTCCGGCTCGGCTTCACCTCCGACGGCCTGGTGACGGCGAAGGACATCGAGGTCACCGCCGACAACGGCGCGTACACGGGCAAGGCGCAGGCGGTGCTCGGCGCCGCGACCGTACGGCACGACGCGCTGTTCAACTACCGCGCCGTGCGCGCCCATTCGCGTCTCGTCTACACCAACCTCGTGCCGACAGGTGCCTTCCGCGGCTTCGGCAACCCGTCGGCTGACTGGGCCGTCGGCCAGGCGTGGGATCTGGCGGCCGACCGGCTCGGCATCGAGGTGCCGGACCTGTTCCTGCTCAACGCGGTGGAGACCGGCAGTGTGTCGCCGCACAACCACAAGATCACCAGTTGTGAGCTGAAGCAGTGCATCACCATGGCGGCCAAGGCGATCGACTGGGCGGGCAAGCGGGCCGCCCCGAAACCGAACCGCGGTCTCGCGATGGGTGTCAGTGTCCATGTGTCGGGCCGGCGCAGCTTCGGTGACTACGACGGGAGTTCGGCGATCGTCCGGCTGGCGGAGGACGGCCGCGCTGTCGTCATCGTCGGTGAGGGCGAGATCGGCACCGGCGCCCGTACGACGCTGGCACAGATCGCCGCCGCCGAGCTGGGTCTCGCCGTCGCCGATGTGTCGGTGACCCGCCCGGACACCGATCTCACGACACACGCGCTCGGCGCGCTGGCCAGCCGGGTGACGTATGTGGCGGGGAACGCGGTGAAGCGCGCAGCCGAGCACGCGTGCACCCAGCTGCTGGAGGCGGCGGCGAGCCAACTGGGCCGACCGGCCTCACAGTTGTGGGTCGAGGACGGTGTGGTGCACGGTCCGGCGGGGTCCGAGGGCGAGGGGCCCGTTCGCTCGCCCGTCGGCGCGGTCGTACGGGCCGCGCTGTACCGCCCGGACGGCGAGCCGATCGTCGGGGTGGGGTCGTTCGACAACCCCTCCGAATTCCCCGACCAGTCGCGGTACGGCAACGAGTCGGGCGCGTACAACTTCGCGGCCGAGGCCGCCGAGGTCGAGGTCGACCCGGAGACCGGCGCGGTGACCGTCGTCGAACTGGCGGCGGCGGTGGACTGCGGGACGGTCCTGAATCCGCCGCTCGCCGAGGGCCAGGTGGAGGGCGGTATCGCGCAGGGGATCGGGATGGCGCTGACCGAGCGGTTCGACTGGGAGGCGGGCGCGCCGACCAAGCCGAACTTCAACGACTACAAACTGCCGACGGCCGGCATCATGCCGAAGCTGCACATCGAGTTCGCCGACTCCTACGAGCCGACCGGACCGTTCGGCGCGAAGGGAGTGGGCGAGATCTCCCTCGACCCGGTGCCGTCGATCATCGCGAGCGCGGTGGCCGACGCGGTGGGCGTCCGGATCCATGAACTGCCCATCACCGCCGAGAAGATCTTCTGGGGCATGGAGTCAAAGGAAGGAGACCGCTGA
- a CDS encoding (2Fe-2S)-binding protein produces the protein MSVALRFRLNHEDVEIHVQDPAATLLDVLRTDLNLTGTKSGCEIGYCGACTVIVDGAAVPACLQMVGLLEGRDVRTVEDLGGPDGLDPVQRAFVKCSGFQCGFCTPGHVMALRALLDQEPDPGEERIRQTVDGNYCRCTGYAKILDSAREAVALDRAHTAAGEAR, from the coding sequence ATGTCGGTCGCCTTGCGTTTCCGGCTCAACCACGAGGACGTGGAGATCCACGTCCAGGACCCGGCGGCGACCCTGCTCGACGTCCTGCGGACCGACCTCAATCTGACCGGCACCAAATCGGGCTGCGAGATCGGCTACTGCGGCGCCTGCACGGTCATCGTGGACGGCGCGGCCGTCCCGGCGTGTCTGCAGATGGTTGGGCTGCTCGAAGGGCGTGACGTGCGGACCGTCGAGGATCTGGGCGGTCCTGACGGACTCGACCCCGTCCAGCGGGCGTTCGTGAAGTGCTCCGGGTTCCAGTGCGGCTTCTGCACCCCGGGGCATGTGATGGCGCTGCGGGCGCTGCTCGACCAGGAGCCCGATCCGGGCGAGGAGCGGATCCGGCAGACGGTCGACGGCAACTACTGCCGCTGCACCGGCTATGCGAAGATCCTCGACTCCGCGCGCGAGGCCGTCGCCCTGGACCGGGCACACACGGCGGCAGGGGAGGCGCGCTGA
- a CDS encoding GntR family transcriptional regulator: MSAETAARATMRGNALVFPSLGDTGQRLELTQMLGRGMSGHSIADEIALAVATEIIEGRLSPGDDLNSVELARTFNSSRTPVREALLVLEREGFVEITARRRPRVARLLLREVRELYSLRAELYAVVSRAVVRLATEADLEMLRGHQRALEAAVAHDDVDRYFWVNVQFRNTEADIARNATLRRVLDTLALRALQLRHLSLSQPGRLGPSVADHGRLLKAYEDRDAELASALTQSLVRKGFAAIERSGWTGEET, from the coding sequence GTGAGCGCGGAAACGGCGGCCCGGGCGACCATGCGGGGCAACGCGCTGGTCTTTCCCTCGCTCGGCGACACGGGCCAGCGGCTCGAACTGACCCAGATGCTCGGCCGGGGCATGAGCGGGCACAGCATCGCCGACGAGATAGCGCTGGCGGTGGCGACCGAGATAATCGAGGGCCGGCTGTCACCGGGCGACGACCTGAACTCCGTCGAGCTGGCCCGGACGTTCAACAGCAGCAGGACCCCGGTCCGTGAGGCGCTGCTCGTGCTGGAGCGGGAAGGGTTCGTGGAGATCACGGCCCGGCGCAGGCCACGGGTGGCCAGGCTGCTGCTCCGTGAGGTGCGCGAGCTGTACAGCCTGCGCGCCGAGCTGTACGCCGTGGTGAGCCGGGCCGTCGTACGGCTCGCGACGGAAGCCGATCTGGAGATGCTGCGCGGCCATCAGCGGGCGCTGGAGGCGGCCGTCGCCCATGACGACGTGGACCGGTACTTCTGGGTCAACGTCCAGTTCAGGAACACCGAGGCGGACATAGCCCGCAACGCGACACTGCGCCGGGTGCTCGACACACTCGCGCTGCGCGCCCTGCAACTGCGGCATCTCAGCCTGTCGCAGCCCGGACGGCTCGGCCCTTCGGTCGCCGACCACGGCCGGCTGCTGAAGGCGTACGAGGACAGGGACGCGGAGCTGGCGTCCGCCCTGACCCAGTCGCTGGTGCGCAAGGGGTTCGCGGCCATAGAGCGCTCGGGATGGACCGGAGAAGAGACATGA
- a CDS encoding UbiD family decarboxylase encodes MASLDDINDLRGWLELAEKLGEVRTITGAHWDKEIGAASEVNYKRPSPPALLFDDIVGYSTGQRVLTASMANARRLGMTLRLGTDLDDRSLVEALRTRPGEWVAHAADYPVRVVESGPVRENVFAAGKANLLDFPVPKWHEGDGGRYIGTGCAVFTTDPETGKLNAGAYRMQVQNDGRAASINIEAGKHGAAHVREWFAREGRAPVTVSLGHDPLLLVVAGTEVPGGVSELEYAGAVLGRRIEVIEGDVTGLPIPATSEFAVEGWLYPDRKEQEGPFGEWTGYYSGGTEAVLTMDIERVYHRDDPIQLGAPPGKPPHDYSYMRSVMKSAMIQDALVRTGLPGVEGVWAHEAGGGRQLLAVAIHQQYAGHARQAGILTSQLPAAAYMNKFVVVVDADVDPRSLNDVVWAMCTRTDPAADIETMRQTWGSRVDPLREQGLPPFNTRAVIDACRPYTRLAAFPKVAEASRELIDQVLRRWPEQLGGSR; translated from the coding sequence ACTGGGACAAGGAGATCGGCGCCGCTTCCGAGGTGAACTACAAGCGCCCCTCACCACCTGCGCTGCTCTTCGACGACATCGTCGGCTACTCCACAGGGCAGCGTGTCCTCACCGCCTCCATGGCGAACGCCCGCAGGCTGGGAATGACCCTGCGGCTGGGCACCGACCTCGACGACCGGTCCCTGGTCGAGGCGCTGCGCACCCGGCCCGGCGAATGGGTCGCGCACGCCGCCGACTATCCCGTACGCGTGGTGGAGAGCGGTCCCGTACGGGAGAACGTGTTCGCCGCCGGGAAGGCGAATCTGCTGGACTTCCCCGTCCCGAAGTGGCATGAGGGGGACGGCGGGCGGTACATCGGCACCGGCTGCGCCGTCTTCACCACCGACCCGGAGACGGGGAAGCTCAACGCGGGCGCGTACCGGATGCAGGTGCAGAACGACGGCCGGGCGGCGAGCATCAACATCGAGGCCGGCAAGCACGGCGCCGCCCATGTCCGGGAGTGGTTCGCCCGGGAGGGGCGTGCCCCCGTGACCGTCTCGCTCGGGCACGATCCGCTGCTGCTCGTCGTCGCGGGCACCGAGGTCCCCGGCGGGGTGTCCGAGCTGGAGTACGCGGGGGCTGTGCTGGGGCGCCGGATCGAGGTGATCGAGGGCGACGTCACAGGACTGCCGATCCCGGCGACCTCGGAGTTCGCCGTCGAGGGCTGGCTGTATCCGGACCGCAAGGAGCAGGAGGGGCCGTTCGGGGAGTGGACGGGCTACTACAGCGGTGGCACGGAGGCGGTGCTCACGATGGACATCGAGCGCGTCTACCACCGTGACGACCCGATCCAGCTCGGGGCCCCTCCCGGCAAACCGCCCCACGACTACTCGTACATGCGCAGTGTCATGAAGTCGGCGATGATCCAGGACGCCCTGGTCAGGACGGGGCTGCCGGGCGTCGAAGGAGTGTGGGCGCACGAGGCGGGCGGCGGGCGGCAGTTGCTGGCCGTGGCGATACACCAGCAGTACGCGGGCCACGCACGCCAGGCCGGCATCCTCACCTCGCAGCTCCCGGCCGCCGCGTACATGAACAAGTTCGTGGTCGTCGTCGACGCCGACGTGGACCCGCGCAGCCTCAACGACGTGGTGTGGGCGATGTGTACGCGTACGGACCCGGCGGCGGACATCGAGACGATGCGGCAGACCTGGGGCAGCCGGGTCGATCCGCTGCGGGAGCAGGGACTGCCGCCGTTCAACACCCGCGCGGTGATTGACGCCTGCCGCCCCTACACCCGGCTGGCCGCGTTCCCGAAGGTCGCCGAGGCGAGCAGGGAACTGATCGACCAGGTGCTGAGGCGCTGGCCCGAGCAGCTGGGGGGCTCAAGGTGA